The Chryseobacterium aureum genome contains a region encoding:
- a CDS encoding glycosyltransferase, which produces MKPTISIVVAIYNRKDELFELLTSLTQQTDKEFEIIIVDDGSVIDLKPTIKNFEQGLDIKYFRKDNSGPGLTRNYGAVRAANEWLVFVDSDVIVEKDYIEHIKNDILTIPCDAFGGADKAHKGFNLMQKAISYSMTSVFTTGGIRGSKKSVSKFQPRSFNMGVKRAVFEKVGGFSEMRIGEDPDLSMTLWENGFTTAFFDDIAVYHKRRVDFGKFSKQVYQFGCARPILNQRHPNYVKISFAFPTLFMLGYIMGFLEYFLMGRGVILSFYGLYTFLVLFHALFVTKNISIAGMAVISTYIQMFSYGYGFLKSWILLNVFRMKPEDAFPHHYYKK; this is translated from the coding sequence TTGAAACCTACTATTTCCATTGTCGTTGCCATTTACAACCGAAAAGACGAACTTTTTGAGCTGCTGACCTCCCTTACTCAGCAGACGGATAAGGAGTTTGAGATCATTATTGTAGATGACGGTTCCGTGATCGATCTGAAGCCCACCATCAAAAACTTTGAGCAGGGCTTGGATATTAAATATTTCAGGAAGGATAATTCAGGACCGGGACTGACAAGAAATTATGGAGCTGTAAGAGCTGCCAATGAATGGCTGGTGTTTGTAGACAGTGATGTTATCGTTGAAAAAGACTATATTGAACATATTAAAAATGATATCCTTACCATTCCCTGTGATGCATTCGGAGGGGCAGATAAAGCACATAAGGGATTTAATCTGATGCAAAAGGCGATTTCCTATTCCATGACTTCTGTTTTTACTACAGGAGGAATCAGGGGAAGCAAGAAGTCCGTTTCAAAATTTCAGCCCAGAAGTTTTAATATGGGTGTGAAAAGGGCCGTTTTTGAAAAAGTCGGCGGTTTTTCAGAAATGAGAATCGGGGAAGATCCGGATCTTTCCATGACTCTTTGGGAAAATGGATTTACTACGGCTTTCTTTGATGATATTGCCGTATATCATAAACGTAGGGTTGATTTTGGGAAATTCTCCAAACAAGTCTATCAGTTTGGCTGTGCAAGACCAATTCTCAACCAGAGACACCCTAATTATGTGAAGATTTCCTTTGCATTTCCTACTTTATTTATGTTGGGATATATAATGGGCTTTCTGGAGTATTTTCTGATGGGAAGAGGAGTAATCCTTTCTTTTTATGGATTATATACTTTTTTGGTGCTGTTTCACGCGTTATTTGTTACTAAAAATATTAGCATTGCCGGCATGGCGGTTATTTCCACTTATATACAGATGTTTTCCTACGGATACGGTTTCCTGAAGTCATGGATTTTGCTGAATGTTTTCAGAATGAAACCGGAAGATGCCTTTCCGCATCATTATTATAAGAAGTAA